A window of the Pseudodesulfovibrio sp. JC047 genome harbors these coding sequences:
- the rpsM gene encoding 30S ribosomal protein S13: MARIAGVDLPKNKRIDVALTYIYGIGRTMALQILETSKVDWKTNSDNLTAEEVSQIRLEIENNYKVEGDLRREITTNIKRLMDIGCYRGLRHRRGLPVRGQKSKTNARTRKGPRRSVMGRKKK; this comes from the coding sequence ATGGCACGTATTGCTGGTGTTGATCTGCCGAAGAACAAGCGCATTGATGTTGCGCTGACGTACATTTACGGCATCGGCCGGACCATGGCCCTGCAGATTCTCGAGACCTCGAAAGTGGACTGGAAAACCAACAGTGATAACCTCACTGCTGAAGAAGTCAGCCAGATTCGTCTTGAGATTGAAAACAACTACAAGGTTGAGGGTGACCTCCGTCGTGAGATCACCACCAATATCAAACGTTTGATGGACATTGGCTGCTACCGTGGCCTGCGCCATCGTCGCGGTCTGCCCGTTCGTGGACAGAAATCCAAGACAAATGCTCGTACTCGCAAGGGTCCCCGTCGTTCTGTCATGGGCCGCAAGAAGAAATAA